In one Solanum lycopersicum chromosome 11, SLM_r2.1 genomic region, the following are encoded:
- the LOC138339722 gene encoding zinc finger protein ZAT11-like, producing MTSMKRSREENMQIEAEAMAHCALMLLSRFNNKTCSSSSSDHHHHINDFECKTCNKRFPSFQALGGHRASHNKKPRLMGEFLVETNKKNKMHKCSICGVEFSLGQALGGHMRRHRDEINKTIIPVLTKSNSSKRIFCLDLNLTPRDDNVVDFKLSPIASPVLRIFI from the coding sequence ATGACATCTATGAAAAGAAGCAGAGAAGAGAATATGCAAATTGAAGCAGAGGCCATGGCTCACTGCGCCTTAATGCTTTTGTCTCGTTTCAACAACAAAACTTGTTCATCGTCATCATcagatcatcatcatcatattaatgattttgaaTGCAAGACTTGCAATAAACGCTTTCCATCTTTCCAAGCCTTAGGTGGTCACCGTGCAAGTCATAATAAAAAGCCAAGATTAATGGGAGAGTTTCTTGTTGAAACCAACAAAAAGAATAAGATGCATAAATGTTCTATTTGCGGTGTGGAGTTTTCTTTGGGTCAAGCATTGGGAGGGCACATGAGGCGTCATCGCGATGAAATTAATAAAACGATAATACCAGTGTTGACGAAGTCGAATAGCAGCAAGAGGATCTTTTGTTTAGACTTAAACTTAACCCCTCGTGATGATAATGTTGTTGATTTCAAGTTATCGCCAATTGCATCTCCTGTTTTGAGAATCTTTATTTAA
- the LOC101261885 gene encoding zinc finger protein ZAT11-like gives MTSMKRSRDENMQIEVEAMANCALMLLSRFNNNTSSSSDHHHINDFECKTCNKRFPSFQALGGHRASHNKKPRLMGEFLVETNKKNKMHKCSICGVEFSLGQALGGHMRRHRDEINKTIIPVLTKSNSSKRIFCLDLNLTPRDDNVVDFKLSPIASPVLRIFI, from the coding sequence ATGACATCTATGAAAAGAAGCAGAGATGAGAATATGCAAATTGAAGTAGAGGCCATGGCTAATTGCGCTTTAATGCTTTTGTCTCGTTTTAATAACAACACTTCATCATCATCAGATCATCATCACATTAATGATTTTGAATGCAAGACTTGCAATAAACGCTTCCCATCTTTCCAAGCCTTAGGCGGTCATCGTGCAAGTCATAATAAAAAGCCAAGATTAATGGGAGAGTTTCTTGTTGAAACCAACAAAAAGAATAAGATGCATAAATGTTCTATTTGTGGTGTGGAGTTTTCTTTAGGTCAAGCATTGGGAGGGCACATGAGGCGTCATCGCGATGAAATTAATAAAACGATAATACCAGTGTTGACCAAGTCCAATAGCAGCAAGAGGATTTTTTGTTTGGATTTAAACTTAACCCCTCGTGATGATAATGTTGTTGATTTCAAGTTATCGCCAATTGCATCTCCTGTTCtgagaatttttatttaa
- the LOC138339491 gene encoding zinc finger protein ZAT11-like, which translates to FKKHAKLVLSLGINLKQRETKCVSYSSLQISKTTLICVVFLDNMKRSREENMQIEAEAMAHCALMLLSRFNNNTCSSSSSDHHHHINDFECKTCNKRFPSFQALGGHRASHNKKPRLMGEFLVETNKKNNKIHKCSICGVEFSLGQALGGHMRRHRDEINKTIIPVLTKSNSSKRIFCLDLNLTPRDDNVVDFKLSPIASPVLRIFI; encoded by the coding sequence tttaaaaaacacGCCAAGCTTGTCTTATCTCTTGGTATAAATTTGAAGCAAAGAGAAACCAAATGTGTATCCTATTCTTcacttcaaatttcaaaaacaacTTTAATTTGTGTCGTCTTTCttgataatatgaaaagaagcAGAGAAGAGAATATGCAAATTGAAGCAGAGGCCATGGCTCACTGCGCCTTAATGCTTTTGTCTCgtttcaacaacaacacttgttcatcgtcatcatcagatcatcatcatcatattaatgattttgaaTGCAAGACTTGCAATAAACGCTTCCCATCTTTCCAAGCCTTAGGCGGTCACCGTGCAAGTCATAATAAAAAGCCACGATTAATGGGAGAGTTTCTTGTTGAAAccaacaaaaagaataataagatACATAAATGTTCTATTTGTGGTGTGGAGTTTTCTTTAGGTCAAGCATTGGGAGGGCACATGCGGCGTCATCGCGATGAAATTAATAAAACGATAATACCAGTGTTGACCAAGTCCAATAGCAGCAAGAGGATTTTTTGTTTGGACTTAAACTTAACCCCTCGTGATGATAATGTTGTTGATTTCAAGTTATCGCCAATTGCATCTCCTGTTCTGAGAATCTTTATTTAG
- the LOC101267579 gene encoding methyl-CpG-binding domain-containing protein 7 isoform X1: MEKQNSLRRHRSGAEYPTSGQLTASSSAITPYRPLSSRFKLPPGWGIEQVLRSSGDRVDRYYYEPGTGQKFRSLRDVERRLNGEIFAPRNRASGVRNYPKSSLSRKMVICDGKIVRMDEEQLNEWAIVPSTRAATLPYDLPDGWVIEEVPRTDGSSMVDKYYYEPGSGQKFRSRIAAQRYLAQMRENVPLSATLEELKENKPLSKMFKLYHHAKKSLPCKRNIVTENSDNSSFLSPPAKVNWVLSSPKGDAWNPVISGTPIPDSLKQQWTKRFKLFMNDENLNAEKSD, encoded by the exons ATGGAGAAACAGAATTCCTTACGCCGCCACCGAAGCGGCGCAGAGTACCCAACTTCCGGTCAACTAACGGCGTCTTCCTCGGCGATTACTCCGTACAGACCTTTGTCCTCAAGGTTTAAGTTACCCCCTGGTTGGGGTATTGAACAAGTGCTTCGCTCGAGTGGCGATCGAGTTGACAGA TACTACTATGAGCCTGGGACTGGACAAAAGTTCAGATCATTGAGAGATGTCGAGCGACGATTGAACGGTGAAATATTTGCTCCTAGAAACAGGGCATCGGGAGTGAGAAACTATCCTAAG AGTTCTCTGTCTCGGAAGATGGTCATCTGCGATGGGAAG ATCGTTAGAATGGATGAAGAGCAGTTGAATGAATGGGCAATTGTGCCGTCAACAAGAGCAGCCACCTTACCCTATGACCTTCCTGATGGTTGGGTGATAGAAGAGGTACCACGTACAGACGGAAGCAGCATGGTGGATAAG TATTACTATGAACCAGGTAGTGGACAAAAATTTAGATCCAGGATAGCGGCACAAAGATACTTGGCTCAAATGAGAGAAAATGTTCCTTTGTCCGCTACTCTAGAAGAATTGAAAGAGAATAAACCACTGTCCAAGATGTTTAAGTTGTACCATCATGCAAAG AAATCTCTTCCATGTAAGAGGAACATCGTTACAGAGAATTCGGACAATTCATCGTTTCTTTCTCCACCAGCAAAAGTAAATTGGGTTCTTTCTAGTCCTAAAGGGGATGCTTGGAATCCTGTGATTTCTGGAACACCTATTCCTGATTCACTAAAACAACAATGGACTAAAAGATTCAAGTTGTTCATGAATGACGAGAACCTGAATGCAGAAAAGTCAGACTAG
- the LOC101267579 gene encoding methyl-CpG-binding domain-containing protein 7 isoform X2, translating into MQYYYEPGTGQKFRSLRDVERRLNGEIFAPRNRASGVRNYPKSSLSRKMVICDGKIVRMDEEQLNEWAIVPSTRAATLPYDLPDGWVIEEVPRTDGSSMVDKYYYEPGSGQKFRSRIAAQRYLAQMRENVPLSATLEELKENKPLSKMFKLYHHAKKSLPCKRNIVTENSDNSSFLSPPAKVNWVLSSPKGDAWNPVISGTPIPDSLKQQWTKRFKLFMNDENLNAEKSD; encoded by the exons ATGCAGTACTACTATGAGCCTGGGACTGGACAAAAGTTCAGATCATTGAGAGATGTCGAGCGACGATTGAACGGTGAAATATTTGCTCCTAGAAACAGGGCATCGGGAGTGAGAAACTATCCTAAG AGTTCTCTGTCTCGGAAGATGGTCATCTGCGATGGGAAG ATCGTTAGAATGGATGAAGAGCAGTTGAATGAATGGGCAATTGTGCCGTCAACAAGAGCAGCCACCTTACCCTATGACCTTCCTGATGGTTGGGTGATAGAAGAGGTACCACGTACAGACGGAAGCAGCATGGTGGATAAG TATTACTATGAACCAGGTAGTGGACAAAAATTTAGATCCAGGATAGCGGCACAAAGATACTTGGCTCAAATGAGAGAAAATGTTCCTTTGTCCGCTACTCTAGAAGAATTGAAAGAGAATAAACCACTGTCCAAGATGTTTAAGTTGTACCATCATGCAAAG AAATCTCTTCCATGTAAGAGGAACATCGTTACAGAGAATTCGGACAATTCATCGTTTCTTTCTCCACCAGCAAAAGTAAATTGGGTTCTTTCTAGTCCTAAAGGGGATGCTTGGAATCCTGTGATTTCTGGAACACCTATTCCTGATTCACTAAAACAACAATGGACTAAAAGATTCAAGTTGTTCATGAATGACGAGAACCTGAATGCAGAAAAGTCAGACTAG